A stretch of Porites lutea chromosome 5, jaPorLute2.1, whole genome shotgun sequence DNA encodes these proteins:
- the LOC140939177 gene encoding adenosine 5'-monophosphoramidase HINT1-like, with amino-acid sequence MAEGDSIFSKIIRREIPSEFLHEDEQCVAIKDINPQAPVHFLVIPKKPIPQLSKAEDADEQLLGHLLLVAKKVAAEQNLTKGFRIVINDGPEGGQEVYHIHVHVLGGRQLTWPPG; translated from the exons ATGGCGGAAGGAGACAGCATTTTCTCCAAAATCATTCGTAGAGAGATTCCTTCTGAATTCCTTCACGAGGATGAACAA TGTGTTGCCATAAAGGACATTAATCCTCAGGCACCTGTACACTTCCTTGTCATTCCAAAGAAGCCAATTCCCCAGCTGTCAAAAGCAGAAGATGCCGATGAGCAG TTACTAGGCCATCTACTGTTAGTTGCCAAAAAAGTTGCAGCTGAACAGAACCTGACCAAAGGGTTTCGCATAGTGATTAATGATGGCCCTGAGGGAGGACAGGAGGTGTACCATATCCATGTTCATGTTTTGGGTGGACGACAATTGACCTGGCCCCCAGGTTAG